In a genomic window of Allomeiothermus silvanus DSM 9946:
- a CDS encoding sulfurtransferase — MIVQQAPKNALLIDTRAPQLYATGHLSGALNLDLSPISPRLHTPADLAAFEESLANLNGQIGATPDRPVVVYDQGLTGAAGRTAYLLALSGLEVHLWPSGWETQATSTEPVQPTPSQPWAKLNRDILLTLEEAARYPNLVDVRRPEEFAAGHIPGARSLPLDQLFQPGVLSRLELKPGDEVGVYCRSGTRSAVAFWILQSEGIKAKNYLGSMLDWQGSGQEVEK; from the coding sequence ATGATCGTGCAGCAAGCCCCGAAAAACGCTCTTTTGATCGATACCCGCGCCCCCCAGCTGTACGCGACCGGCCACCTCAGCGGCGCTCTTAATCTGGATCTCTCCCCGATTTCGCCCAGGCTGCATACCCCCGCGGATTTAGCGGCGTTCGAGGAATCCCTAGCTAATCTCAACGGCCAAATCGGGGCAACGCCGGATCGCCCCGTGGTGGTCTATGATCAGGGCCTGACCGGGGCGGCGGGCCGCACTGCGTACCTCCTGGCCCTTTCGGGGCTCGAGGTTCACCTGTGGCCTAGCGGCTGGGAGACCCAGGCCACCTCGACCGAGCCGGTCCAACCCACCCCCAGCCAGCCCTGGGCCAAGCTCAACCGGGACATCCTGCTCACGCTCGAAGAGGCCGCCCGGTATCCAAACCTGGTGGATGTGCGCCGCCCTGAGGAGTTCGCTGCTGGGCACATCCCCGGGGCACGGTCGCTGCCGCTCGACCAGCTTTTCCAGCCGGGGGTGCTGAGCCGGCTCGAGCTGAAGCCCGGCGACGAAGTGGGGGTGTACTGCCGCTCGGGAACGCGCAGTGCGGTGGCCTTCTGGATCTTGCAAAGCGAAGGGATCAAAGCCAAGAATTACCTAGGCTCGATGCTGGACTGGCAGGGCAGTGGGCAAGAGGTTGAGAAATGA
- a CDS encoding SLC13 family permease yields MNRAAIAITGAALLMVLGVLNLEEAWAALDANTLVFLFGVMVLNAHLGYAGFFQLVMDRLVHFAKSPLGLLVWLTFGTGVLSALFLNDTMAILLTPLVLALTRTLALPPIPYLLALAGATNLGSVATLTGNPQNILVGSFSRIPYLEFALALTPVALAGLALQVGLLCLLYPAVRSREPLPPLPPLRFRFNRGLLTKGLFITAGLLGAFLLNYPLAQAALVAAGLLLLSRRIRSERFFSRVDWELLVMFSGLFIVTRAVGELGLLGPLEALAKSSWGLLWVTAGLSNLISNVPAVPLLHPLVGLGFDS; encoded by the coding sequence ATGAACCGGGCGGCCATCGCCATCACCGGGGCGGCACTTTTGATGGTGCTAGGGGTGCTGAACCTGGAGGAAGCTTGGGCTGCTTTGGATGCCAACACCCTGGTGTTTCTCTTCGGGGTGATGGTGCTGAACGCCCACCTGGGCTACGCCGGGTTTTTTCAACTGGTCATGGACCGGCTGGTGCATTTCGCTAAGTCGCCGCTGGGGCTTTTGGTCTGGCTCACCTTCGGGACCGGGGTGCTCTCCGCGCTCTTCCTCAACGATACGATGGCGATTTTGCTTACCCCGCTGGTGCTGGCTCTCACCCGGACCCTCGCCCTCCCGCCTATTCCCTACCTGCTGGCCCTGGCTGGGGCCACCAACTTGGGCAGTGTTGCCACCCTCACCGGGAACCCGCAGAACATTCTGGTGGGCAGCTTCTCGAGGATCCCCTATCTGGAGTTCGCCCTAGCCCTCACCCCGGTAGCTCTGGCGGGCCTGGCACTCCAGGTGGGCCTTCTTTGCCTGCTGTATCCGGCGGTGCGCTCGAGAGAGCCCCTGCCCCCGCTCCCGCCACTGCGCTTCCGCTTCAACCGGGGCTTGCTGACCAAGGGACTCTTTATCACGGCGGGGCTATTGGGGGCTTTCTTGCTCAACTACCCCTTGGCCCAAGCCGCCTTAGTTGCTGCTGGGTTGTTGCTGTTGAGCCGCCGCATCCGCTCGGAGCGGTTTTTTTCGCGGGTGGATTGGGAGCTCTTGGTGATGTTCTCGGGGCTTTTTATCGTGACCCGAGCAGTGGGAGAATTGGGGCTCCTGGGGCCCCTGGAGGCCCTGGCTAAGTCTTCCTGGGGCTTGCTATGGGTCACCGCGGGGCTCTCCAACCTGATTTCGAATGTACCCGCGGTCCCCTTGCTCCATCCCCTCGTAGGGCTCGGGTTTGACAGTTGA
- a CDS encoding MogA/MoaB family molybdenum cofactor biosynthesis protein, which yields MIRVGILSVSDEAARGVYPDTTHTALREALAAGPFEVAAYELVPQESAQIKRVLRLWADREGYELILSAGGTGLSPRDNTPEATRELLEREVPGLAEQMRACIGASPHVVLSRGVVGTRGRSLIVNLPGEPDDARVALEAIFPLLSKTIEMITGKTLTSQR from the coding sequence ATGATCCGGGTGGGCATTCTCTCGGTTTCGGATGAGGCGGCACGGGGAGTATACCCCGACACCACCCACACCGCCTTACGCGAGGCGCTAGCTGCGGGTCCTTTCGAAGTGGCAGCTTACGAGCTGGTGCCTCAGGAATCAGCCCAGATCAAGCGGGTGCTCCGGCTATGGGCCGATCGTGAAGGCTACGAGCTGATCCTCTCCGCCGGGGGAACCGGCCTCTCCCCCCGCGATAACACCCCGGAGGCCACCCGGGAACTGCTCGAGCGCGAGGTGCCCGGCTTGGCCGAGCAAATGCGCGCGTGCATCGGAGCTTCGCCGCACGTCGTGCTCTCGCGGGGGGTGGTGGGCACACGGGGACGGAGTCTGATTGTGAACCTGCCGGGGGAGCCGGATGACGCCCGAGTCGCCCTCGAGGCCATCTTTCCGCTACTATCCAAGACCATCGAGATGATCACCGGGAAGACCCTCACCTCCCAGCGCTAA
- a CDS encoding MalY/PatB family protein, with translation MPHPYDSLEMAAIKGPHSVKWSLYGEEVLPLWVADMDFPVCAEVVQAVAARLSKRIGYPQGAGDPELLEAILAQQEAMGLKGLGRENLWLTTSVVPGIYASVLGLTSVGDEVITQVPVYPPFLNALSDYHRITRASPMAIGPSGRWEIDFDHLESLVSPATRMLLLCNPQNPTGRVFTRGELQRLAEFALRHRLWVMVDELWAGLVYEGEHIPFASISPEVAQRTVTLTGPCKAFNTAGLGGGVAISHNPEILARMQKATRGVMGHPNVAAMAAWTAALQHGQAWLEDTRNYLRANRDFLGEFLHTKLPEVKYIPPQATYLAWLDFRALEIEDTHRFLLEKAKVALNEGSTFGTNFKGFLRLNFATSRGVLQEALERIERALRARGTMLA, from the coding sequence ATGCCGCATCCTTACGACTCCCTCGAGATGGCCGCGATCAAAGGCCCACACTCAGTGAAGTGGTCGCTCTACGGCGAAGAGGTGTTGCCCCTTTGGGTGGCGGATATGGACTTCCCGGTGTGCGCGGAGGTTGTGCAGGCCGTGGCGGCCCGGCTCTCCAAACGTATTGGCTACCCCCAAGGGGCAGGTGACCCCGAACTGCTCGAGGCTATCCTCGCCCAGCAAGAAGCGATGGGGTTAAAGGGATTGGGCCGAGAAAATCTCTGGCTCACCACCAGCGTGGTGCCGGGGATCTACGCGAGCGTCCTGGGGCTTACCAGCGTGGGGGACGAGGTGATCACCCAGGTTCCGGTTTATCCGCCTTTCCTGAACGCTCTGAGCGACTATCACCGGATCACCCGAGCCAGCCCGATGGCGATTGGCCCTTCTGGGCGCTGGGAGATCGACTTTGACCATCTCGAGAGCCTGGTGAGCCCCGCAACCCGGATGCTCTTGCTCTGCAATCCACAAAACCCCACTGGGCGGGTGTTCACCCGGGGCGAACTCCAGCGCCTGGCCGAGTTTGCCTTGCGGCACCGCTTGTGGGTGATGGTAGACGAACTCTGGGCTGGCCTAGTCTACGAGGGAGAGCACATCCCCTTTGCCTCCATCTCGCCGGAGGTCGCCCAGCGCACCGTTACCCTCACCGGCCCCTGCAAGGCCTTCAACACCGCTGGGCTGGGCGGGGGCGTAGCGATTAGCCACAACCCAGAGATTTTAGCCCGGATGCAAAAAGCCACCCGGGGGGTGATGGGCCACCCCAACGTGGCCGCGATGGCTGCTTGGACTGCGGCCTTGCAGCACGGGCAGGCCTGGCTCGAGGACACCCGCAATTACCTTAGGGCTAACCGTGACTTTCTGGGCGAATTCCTGCACACAAAGCTCCCGGAAGTCAAGTACATCCCGCCGCAGGCTACGTATCTGGCTTGGCTCGACTTTCGGGCTTTGGAGATCGAAGATACGCACCGCTTCTTGCTCGAAAAGGCCAAAGTCGCCCTCAACGAGGGATCCACCTTCGGCACAAATTTCAAGGGATTCTTGCGGCTCAACTTCGCTACCAGCCGGGGGGTCTTGCAAGAAGCGCTCGAGCGCATAGAGCGGGCGTTGCGCGCCAGAGGTACAATGCTCGCATGA
- a CDS encoding MBL fold metallo-hydrolase, with amino-acid sequence MNVYRLTVGPLQENTYLLVGKDGRGVVVDPGDEAGRILAEIRRVGLRPEAILLTHAHFDHVGAVAPLAEQLNLPIYLHQQDLGLYRYAPEAAARWGLFVPRPPEPAGFLTEGQTLDFGLGLEVLFLPGHAPGHVGFYSAETGNLVSGDVLFKGGIGRYDLPGANAEELAASLRRLLGLPPQTTVWPGHGPATTLEHEARTNPYLLQLQGKE; translated from the coding sequence ATGAACGTCTACCGCCTGACCGTTGGGCCGCTTCAGGAAAACACCTACCTGCTCGTAGGGAAAGATGGCCGAGGGGTGGTAGTTGACCCTGGCGACGAGGCCGGGCGCATCCTGGCCGAGATCCGTCGGGTGGGGCTGAGGCCCGAGGCTATCCTGCTTACCCACGCTCACTTTGACCACGTAGGCGCGGTGGCCCCGCTAGCCGAGCAATTGAATCTACCTATATACCTCCACCAGCAAGATCTCGGGCTTTACCGCTACGCCCCTGAGGCCGCTGCCCGCTGGGGGCTCTTTGTGCCCAGGCCGCCCGAGCCCGCCGGCTTTCTCACCGAGGGCCAAACGCTGGACTTCGGGTTAGGGCTAGAGGTGCTTTTCCTACCCGGCCACGCTCCGGGGCACGTAGGCTTTTACTCCGCTGAGACCGGAAACTTGGTGAGCGGGGACGTGCTGTTCAAGGGGGGGATCGGTCGCTATGACCTGCCGGGCGCGAACGCGGAGGAGTTGGCAGCTTCGCTCCGGCGCCTACTGGGACTCCCTCCCCAGACCACGGTCTGGCCGGGCCACGGTCCCGCCACTACCCTGGAGCACGAAGCCCGGACCAACCCCTATCTGCTCCAGCTTCAGGGAAAGGAATAG
- a CDS encoding LacI family DNA-binding transcriptional regulator, giving the protein MTGKPRVTSYQVAQRAGVSRTTVSLVLNEVPGVNIREETRRRVLRAAEELGYVPNAAARSLVSGQTRTLGLVISHAEHLQVDAFIPQLLYGFGLVSRQRGYRVLLETVEDVTKPDAYTELVRGNRIDGLAVLNFRCDDSQLPELIRRGFPVVLIGFHPWPGLEDKIFAVETDGVAAAIRATRHLIALGHRRIAHITFSPENYYATQDRLRGYRQALQAAGIEWDPAWVRYGNFSAASGYQAMRQLLRRKPYPTALFAGNDTIALGAMAAIHRKGLRIPEDIAVVGYDDIPTAPYMVPPLTTVRISPLEQGRIAAEMLSGLIEGNPPQHRRICLPAPLIVRESCGAKRQRAVSAGR; this is encoded by the coding sequence ATGACCGGGAAGCCCAGGGTCACCAGCTACCAAGTCGCCCAGCGCGCTGGGGTCTCGAGGACTACAGTCTCGTTGGTGCTCAACGAAGTCCCGGGGGTCAATATCCGTGAGGAGACCCGGCGGCGGGTGCTCCGGGCCGCGGAGGAACTCGGCTATGTGCCCAATGCCGCTGCCCGTAGCCTGGTGAGCGGGCAGACCCGCACGTTGGGGCTGGTGATCTCGCACGCCGAACATCTCCAAGTGGACGCCTTCATCCCGCAACTGCTCTACGGCTTCGGCCTTGTCAGCCGCCAGCGGGGCTACCGGGTGCTCTTGGAAACGGTCGAGGACGTGACGAAACCCGATGCCTACACCGAACTGGTGCGAGGAAACCGAATCGATGGGTTGGCGGTCTTGAACTTTCGCTGCGACGATAGCCAGCTCCCTGAGCTGATCCGGCGGGGCTTCCCGGTGGTGCTGATCGGGTTTCACCCCTGGCCTGGCCTCGAGGACAAGATCTTCGCCGTGGAGACAGACGGGGTAGCGGCAGCGATACGAGCCACCCGGCACCTGATCGCGCTGGGCCACCGGCGAATCGCCCACATCACTTTCTCGCCCGAGAACTACTACGCTACCCAAGACCGCCTTCGCGGTTACCGCCAGGCTTTGCAAGCCGCCGGAATCGAATGGGATCCGGCCTGGGTGCGCTATGGCAACTTTAGCGCGGCCAGCGGCTACCAAGCCATGCGCCAACTGCTCCGGCGCAAACCCTACCCCACTGCGCTCTTCGCGGGCAACGACACCATCGCCTTGGGGGCTATGGCCGCCATCCACCGCAAGGGGCTGCGCATCCCCGAGGATATCGCCGTGGTAGGCTACGATGACATCCCTACCGCCCCCTACATGGTTCCCCCCCTTACCACGGTGCGGATTTCGCCCCTCGAGCAGGGGCGAATCGCGGCGGAGATGCTCTCGGGGCTCATCGAGGGGAACCCTCCCCAGCATAGGCGCATCTGCCTTCCCGCCCCGCTCATCGTGCGTGAGTCCTGCGGGGCAAAGCGGCAAAGGGCGGTTAGCGCTGGGAGGTGA
- a CDS encoding IS1634 family transposase: MFIRQKAFKNKDGSTRTYLQLVESVRQGGRVRQRVVATLGRLEDLQDGRLDALIENLARFSQSTWRRLEEQAERLNVRWSKQWGPALIFERLWREAELDKAFEALLEDRQLAFDVAEAVFTMVLNRLTDPCSKRGLVRQWLQGVYRPQAEQLELHHYYRALDVLAEHKEAIEDRLFARARDLFWTEVDVVFWDTTSSYFEGRGPEGLAAYGYSRDKRPDRPQLVVGVLMTRDGYPIAHEVFPGDTADKATVETVLDALKRRFHLRRVIFVADRGMVSRQILRAIEEAGMEYIVGMPLRRHRAAEAVLSQPGRYRKVNDQLQIKQVTHQGQRYVLCYNPLQAEHDRQAREAALAHLKQRIERGQAKELLRNRLLARYLKALPQGALVVDTDAVKRAARYDGKYLLRTNTDLDPEAVVRAYKDLWRVERAFRTLKSALDLRPMFHWTERRVRGHVMVCFLALVLESLLLRKLRQQNPDVSYEDVLHDLSQLHAVAVELDGEACLTRTELVGQAYEAFKAVGLRPPARVQPLPRPETTPAG, encoded by the coding sequence ATGTTCATCCGCCAGAAGGCCTTCAAGAACAAAGACGGCTCCACCCGCACCTACCTCCAGCTCGTCGAGAGCGTGCGCCAGGGCGGCCGCGTCCGCCAGCGGGTGGTCGCTACCCTGGGCCGGCTGGAGGATCTCCAGGACGGCCGGCTCGATGCCCTCATCGAGAATCTGGCCCGCTTCTCCCAGAGCACCTGGCGTCGGCTGGAGGAACAAGCCGAGCGCCTGAACGTCCGGTGGTCCAAGCAGTGGGGACCGGCGCTGATCTTCGAACGGCTGTGGCGCGAGGCCGAACTGGACAAGGCCTTCGAGGCCCTGCTGGAGGATCGCCAGCTGGCCTTCGACGTGGCCGAGGCCGTCTTCACCATGGTACTCAACCGCCTCACCGACCCCTGCTCCAAGCGGGGCCTCGTGCGCCAGTGGCTGCAGGGCGTCTACCGGCCCCAGGCCGAGCAGCTGGAACTGCACCACTACTACCGCGCCCTGGACGTCCTGGCCGAGCACAAGGAGGCGATCGAGGATCGCCTTTTCGCCCGGGCTCGCGACCTGTTCTGGACCGAGGTGGACGTCGTCTTCTGGGACACCACATCTAGCTACTTCGAAGGCCGGGGGCCCGAGGGCTTGGCGGCCTACGGGTATTCCCGGGACAAGCGCCCGGATCGGCCCCAGCTGGTGGTGGGCGTGCTCATGACCCGGGACGGCTACCCCATCGCCCACGAGGTCTTCCCAGGCGACACCGCCGACAAGGCGACCGTGGAGACCGTGCTGGATGCGCTCAAGCGGCGCTTCCACCTGCGCCGGGTGATCTTCGTCGCCGACCGGGGCATGGTCAGCCGCCAGATCCTGCGGGCCATTGAAGAGGCCGGGATGGAGTACATCGTCGGCATGCCCCTGCGCCGGCACCGGGCGGCCGAGGCGGTCTTGAGCCAGCCGGGGCGGTATCGCAAGGTGAACGACCAGCTCCAGATCAAGCAGGTGACCCACCAAGGCCAGCGCTATGTGCTCTGCTACAACCCCCTCCAGGCCGAGCACGACCGCCAGGCTCGGGAGGCGGCCCTCGCGCACCTGAAGCAGCGGATCGAGCGCGGCCAAGCCAAGGAGCTCCTGCGAAACCGTCTCCTGGCCCGTTACCTCAAGGCCCTGCCCCAGGGCGCGCTGGTGGTCGACACCGATGCCGTGAAGCGGGCGGCCCGCTACGACGGCAAGTACCTGCTGCGGACCAACACCGACCTCGACCCGGAGGCCGTGGTGCGGGCGTACAAGGATCTCTGGCGGGTCGAGCGCGCCTTCCGCACCCTCAAGTCCGCCCTGGACCTGCGGCCCATGTTCCACTGGACGGAGCGGCGGGTGCGGGGGCACGTCATGGTCTGCTTCCTGGCGCTGGTCCTGGAGAGCCTCTTGTTGCGCAAGCTCCGCCAGCAAAACCCCGATGTGAGCTACGAGGACGTGCTCCACGACCTCTCGCAGCTGCACGCCGTGGCCGTGGAGCTGGACGGCGAGGCCTGCCTCACCCGCACCGAGCTGGTCGGGCAGGCCTACGAGGCCTTCAAGGCCGTGGGCCTGCGGCCGCCGGCGCGGGTCCAGCCGCTGCCACGTCCCGAGACGACCCCCGCCGGGTAG
- a CDS encoding GNAT family N-acetyltransferase, with amino-acid sequence MWVEPITLAGRYIWLEPLTPEHAGLWARHHDPELFAYMSRGAPQTGSLEGYREYIERLNREPARLNFAIRKGDDFAGRISYIHINEAHKNLEIGTFIVREYQGTQVNPEAKYLLLRHAFEDLGAIRVQFTVDARNERSQRAIEKLGAVREGVLRKAAILPDGHQRDSVVYSILDDEWPTVKARLEERLGYR; translated from the coding sequence ATGTGGGTTGAACCTATCACCTTGGCCGGGCGCTACATCTGGCTCGAGCCCCTGACCCCTGAGCACGCCGGGCTGTGGGCCCGCCACCACGACCCCGAGCTGTTTGCTTACATGTCACGCGGGGCGCCGCAGACGGGTAGCCTGGAAGGCTACCGAGAGTATATCGAGCGGCTCAACCGCGAGCCCGCCCGCCTTAACTTCGCCATTCGCAAAGGTGACGACTTCGCCGGGCGCATCTCTTACATCCACATCAACGAGGCGCACAAAAACCTGGAGATCGGCACCTTCATCGTGCGGGAGTATCAGGGGACCCAGGTCAACCCCGAGGCCAAGTATCTCTTGCTTAGGCACGCCTTCGAAGACTTGGGGGCCATCCGGGTGCAGTTCACGGTGGATGCCCGCAACGAGCGGAGCCAGCGGGCTATCGAAAAGTTAGGGGCGGTGCGCGAGGGGGTGCTGCGCAAGGCGGCGATCCTCCCCGACGGGCACCAGCGCGACTCGGTGGTATATAGCATCCTGGACGACGAATGGCCCACGGTGAAGGCCAGGCTCGAGGAGCGCTTAGGTTATCGCTAA
- a CDS encoding cation-translocating P-type ATPase, giving the protein MVHNGLTGEQQGLSSQEAAARLKRYGPNALPAEPPQPTWRRFLRQFKSPLIYILLFALALDLFFWVRESSDGFPFEAVAIGLILLLNAGLGVWQERKAEAALARLKQLAAPQVWVWRDGEWKEHPAHELVPGDLVRLEAGGRIPADGLAILAEGCLVDESMLSGESLPVEKNQGDELFSGTLLVRGRALLEVTRTGRESALGKLATLLGQIEAEKTPLERRLEVFGNRVARWVLLLAAVLVVAGVLVEGPSRIGEVLVFAVALAVAAVPEGLPAVLTFTLALGVERMAKRKAVVRKLSAVEALGSVTVIATDKTGTLTENQMHVRHLDSPEPERALRAMVLANDAEVNSSGDEEVGDPLEVALLRYAQTQGQDPWALRAACPRISSHPFDSAWKYMRVTVEEEGKPISYFKGAPEVLLPKTRLEREEQGIWLEKALAYASEGYRVLGLAWAEGEREEGLEFAGLVLFWDPPRPEVPEAIRKAQEAGIRVLMVTGDHPATALAIARQIGIPSERVLTGEDLQNYDPQALEASLREVNVFARVHPEQKLRLVEVLQAQGEIVAMTGDGVNDAPALKRSDVGVAMGQRGSDVSREVADLVLLDDNFATIVAAIEEGRSIYENIQKFIRFLFSTNLSEVLVVAVGALLAFLLDLHDVSGGLLLPLTAVQILWINLVTDSFPALSLAFDRNPGVMQRPPRPPSSPLMDKPSLRFVFSSGTIKALLALGLLGLVPGLKFGLVDAVPALAETARSVVFHFLAIAQLFFVYPARHTQLHPLPNPILHAAVLLGILIQILVGSIPAVASALGAVLLPLPLWGLILGVSLLAWGFAELVNRISWR; this is encoded by the coding sequence ATGGTACACAACGGCCTCACCGGTGAGCAGCAGGGCCTCAGCAGCCAGGAAGCCGCTGCACGGCTCAAGCGCTATGGCCCTAACGCCCTACCCGCGGAGCCGCCCCAGCCCACCTGGCGGCGGTTTCTCCGGCAGTTCAAAAGCCCGCTCATCTACATCCTGCTTTTCGCCCTGGCCCTGGACCTTTTCTTCTGGGTACGAGAAAGCAGCGACGGCTTCCCCTTCGAGGCCGTGGCCATCGGCCTGATCCTGCTCCTGAACGCGGGGCTGGGGGTGTGGCAAGAGCGCAAGGCGGAGGCCGCGTTGGCCCGGCTCAAACAGCTCGCGGCCCCGCAGGTGTGGGTGTGGCGGGACGGGGAGTGGAAAGAGCATCCGGCGCACGAGCTGGTGCCAGGGGACCTGGTGCGGCTCGAGGCCGGGGGCCGCATCCCCGCCGATGGCCTGGCCATCCTGGCCGAGGGTTGCTTGGTGGATGAGTCCATGCTGAGCGGCGAGAGCCTGCCGGTGGAGAAGAACCAGGGCGACGAACTCTTCTCAGGGACGCTCCTGGTGCGGGGCCGAGCCCTCCTGGAGGTCACCCGAACCGGCAGGGAGAGCGCTTTAGGCAAGCTGGCCACCCTGCTGGGCCAGATCGAGGCCGAGAAGACCCCGCTCGAGCGCCGGTTGGAGGTCTTTGGTAACCGCGTTGCCCGCTGGGTGCTGCTGCTGGCCGCGGTGCTGGTGGTGGCGGGGGTGCTGGTCGAGGGGCCTAGCCGGATCGGGGAGGTGCTGGTCTTCGCGGTAGCCTTGGCGGTGGCGGCAGTACCCGAGGGGCTGCCTGCAGTGCTCACCTTCACCTTGGCCCTTGGCGTTGAGCGCATGGCGAAGCGCAAAGCCGTGGTGCGCAAGCTCTCGGCGGTGGAGGCTTTGGGCTCGGTGACGGTGATCGCCACCGATAAGACCGGGACCCTCACCGAGAACCAGATGCACGTGCGCCACCTGGACTCGCCCGAGCCGGAGCGGGCCTTGCGGGCGATGGTGCTCGCCAATGATGCAGAGGTGAATTCCTCCGGGGACGAGGAGGTGGGCGACCCGCTCGAGGTCGCCCTTTTGCGCTACGCGCAAACCCAGGGCCAAGACCCGTGGGCTTTGCGAGCAGCTTGCCCCCGTATCTCCAGCCATCCCTTCGACAGCGCCTGGAAATACATGCGGGTCACGGTGGAAGAAGAGGGGAAACCTATCAGCTACTTCAAAGGAGCCCCCGAGGTCTTGCTGCCCAAAACCCGACTGGAGCGCGAGGAGCAGGGTATCTGGCTCGAGAAAGCCTTGGCATATGCCAGCGAAGGCTACCGGGTGCTGGGGCTGGCCTGGGCCGAAGGTGAACGGGAAGAGGGGCTCGAGTTTGCCGGACTGGTGCTCTTCTGGGACCCACCCCGCCCCGAGGTCCCCGAAGCCATTCGTAAAGCCCAGGAAGCGGGGATCCGGGTGCTGATGGTGACGGGCGACCATCCCGCTACCGCCCTGGCCATCGCCCGGCAAATCGGCATCCCAAGCGAGCGCGTGCTTACCGGGGAGGATCTGCAGAACTACGATCCCCAGGCTTTGGAGGCATCCTTGCGTGAGGTCAATGTGTTCGCTCGGGTCCATCCTGAACAAAAGCTGCGTCTAGTGGAGGTCCTGCAAGCCCAGGGCGAGATCGTAGCTATGACTGGCGACGGGGTCAACGACGCCCCTGCTCTCAAGCGCTCGGACGTGGGTGTGGCCATGGGCCAGCGCGGCTCCGACGTGAGCCGCGAGGTAGCCGACCTGGTGCTGTTGGACGACAACTTCGCGACCATCGTAGCGGCCATCGAAGAAGGGCGCAGCATTTACGAGAACATCCAAAAGTTCATCCGCTTTCTGTTTTCCACCAACCTCTCGGAGGTATTGGTAGTGGCGGTGGGGGCCTTGCTGGCCTTTTTACTGGATCTGCACGACGTGTCTGGAGGCCTCTTGCTGCCGCTCACGGCAGTGCAGATTTTGTGGATCAACCTCGTTACCGACAGCTTTCCTGCGCTATCTCTAGCCTTCGACCGCAACCCTGGAGTGATGCAACGCCCACCGCGTCCTCCCTCGAGCCCTTTGATGGACAAACCTTCGCTGCGTTTTGTCTTTTCCAGCGGAACGATCAAAGCCCTGTTGGCACTAGGTTTGTTGGGGTTGGTACCTGGGTTGAAGTTCGGTCTCGTTGACGCAGTCCCTGCGTTAGCAGAGACCGCCCGCAGCGTGGTTTTCCACTTCCTGGCCATCGCCCAGCTCTTTTTCGTCTATCCGGCCCGCCACACTCAACTGCACCCCCTCCCTAATCCGATCCTTCACGCAGCTGTCTTGCTCGGCATCCTTATCCAAATTTTGGTAGGCTCGATCCCGGCAGTGGCTAGTGCTCTAGGCGCGGTGTTGCTCCCACTCCCCTTGTGGGGACTGATTTTAGGTGTTTCACTGCTTGCTTGGGGATTTGCAGAGCTGGTCAATCGAATATCCTGGCGATAA
- a CDS encoding universal stress protein gives MYEKILIPVDGSACSEKAARLGLALAGKLNAQVIFAHVVAPWPALYTPEAKVQEERYRAEGQSLLERWEQTAKAAKVEAAVQLEVSSSTPEALTRLCEEKGCDLIVMGTHSRKGLEQLFLGSVAERVSRLAKVPVMLVRDRAGEGEDLRLERILAAIDGSPLSDLALEHAKHLTERLGASLHLLYVVPTARRYLHEPQWAYELDQAELRKEGEHILAEAARDLPQAEAILRDAAGRRIGEVITAVAHEKSIDLIVMGTHGRSGLSRFLLGSVAEWVAHHAQPAILLVRETR, from the coding sequence ATGTACGAGAAAATTCTCATCCCGGTGGATGGTTCCGCTTGCAGCGAAAAAGCGGCTCGGCTGGGGTTGGCCTTGGCGGGAAAGCTGAACGCTCAGGTGATCTTCGCCCACGTGGTAGCCCCCTGGCCTGCCCTTTACACTCCTGAAGCCAAAGTGCAGGAAGAGCGCTACCGCGCCGAAGGCCAATCCCTCCTGGAGCGCTGGGAACAAACCGCGAAGGCGGCCAAGGTAGAGGCCGCGGTGCAGCTTGAGGTGTCATCCTCGACTCCTGAGGCCCTCACCCGGCTGTGTGAGGAGAAAGGTTGCGACCTGATCGTGATGGGCACCCATAGCCGCAAAGGGTTGGAGCAGCTCTTCTTGGGTAGCGTAGCCGAGCGGGTTTCCCGCTTGGCGAAGGTGCCGGTAATGTTAGTGCGGGATCGGGCCGGAGAGGGCGAGGATCTTCGACTCGAGCGCATCCTAGCTGCCATTGACGGCAGCCCACTGAGCGACCTAGCGCTCGAGCACGCCAAACATCTCACGGAACGGCTAGGGGCAAGCTTACACCTCTTGTACGTGGTTCCCACTGCCCGGCGATACCTTCACGAACCGCAGTGGGCTTACGAGTTGGATCAGGCCGAGCTACGCAAAGAAGGGGAGCATATCCTGGCGGAGGCGGCGAGAGATCTTCCCCAGGCCGAGGCGATCCTGCGCGACGCGGCGGGCCGCCGTATTGGCGAGGTAATCACCGCAGTTGCTCACGAAAAAAGCATCGATCTAATTGTGATGGGCACCCACGGGCGTAGTGGGCTAAGCCGCTTCCTGCTGGGAAGCGTGGCCGAATGGGTCGCCCACCACGCCCAGCCAGCGATCCTCTTGGTGCGAGAGACACGATAG